A single window of Betta splendens chromosome 11, fBetSpl5.4, whole genome shotgun sequence DNA harbors:
- the fkbp9 gene encoding peptidyl-prolyl cis-trans isomerase FKBP9, whose protein sequence is MIHCALRVLYLSILVSFAACNAPPVPLDDILIEKTFVPEQCVRAVKVGDYVRYHYIGMFPDGKKFDSSYDRGSTYNVFVGKKQLIEGMDKALVGMCVNERRLVKIPPRLAYGKQGYGDIIPPDSILHFDVLLLDVWNPEDGVQVKTYHTPPTCSRKVEVSDFVRYHYNGTLLDGTLFDSSHTRMRTYDTYVGIGWLIAGMDQGLLGMCVGEKRIITMPPSLGYGENGDGSDIPAQASLVFDVVLLDLHNPRDGIAVTNQQVSESCTRKTVAGDFVRYHYNGSLLDGTFFDSSYSRNRTYDTYVGRGYVIAGMDEGLIGACVGERRTITIPPHLAYGEEGTGTKIPGSAVLVFDIHIIDFHNPSDNTVVTVTHKPELCDKVTKKGDFIKYHYNASLMDGTSIDSTHNYGKTYNVVLGANQIVPGMEDGLMDMCVGEKRHLIVPPHLGYGERGVTDEVPGSAVLVFDIELVEMEEGLPDGYMFIWNDDVSPDLFAEMDHNKDEQVEPSEFTDYITRQVNEGRGRLAPGFDPYRIIDNMFSNQDRNGDGKITTEEFKLKADEASAHDEL, encoded by the exons ATGATTCACTGCGCGCTGCGGGTGTTGTACCTGTCGATCCTCGTGTCGTTCGCCGCCTGCAACGCTCCTCCCGTACCGTTAGACGACATCCTCATTGAGAAAACCTTCgtgccagagcagtgtgtgcgcGCAGTCAAAGTTGGGGACTATGTCAGGTATCACTACATCGGCATGTTCCCGGACGGCAAGAAGTTCGACTCCAG CTACGATCGTGGCAGCACCTACAACGTGTTCGTGGGCAAGAAGCAGCTGATCGAGGGGATGGACAAAGCTCTGGTCGGGATGTGTGTGAACGAGCGAAGGCTGGTGAAGATCCCGCCACGACTCGCCTATGGGAAACAGGGATATG GTGACATCATCCCTCCCGACTCCATCCTCCACTTcgacgtgctgctgctggacgtgtGGAACCCGGAGGACGGCGTGCAGGTCAAAACCTACCACACGCCCCCCACCTGCTCCAGGAAAGTGGAGGTGTCCGACTTTGTGCGCTACCACTACAACGGCACGCTGCTCGACGGGACGCTCTTTGACTCCAG TCACACCCGCATGCGCACCTACGACACCTACGTCGGGATTGGGTGGCTGATTGCTGGTATGGACCAGGGCCTGCTGGGAATGTGTGTTGGGGAAAAACGCATCATCACTATGCCTCCATCACTGGGATACGGAGAGAACGGAGACG GCAGCGACATCCCTGCACAGGCGTCCTTGGTGTTTGATGTGGTACTTCTGGACCTGCACAACCCCAGAGATGGGATCGCGGTGACCAATCAGCAAGTGTCCGAGTCCTGCACCAGGAAGACCGTGGCTGGAGACTTCGTACGATACCACTACAACGGCAGTCTCCTGGATGGGACATTCTTTGACTCCAG CTACTCCCGTAATCGTACCTATGACACCTACGTGGGTCGAGGCTATGTGATTGCCGGCATGGACGAGGGACTCATTGGAgcctgtgtgggagagaggcgCACCATCACCATCCCACCGCATCTGGCCTACGGGGAGGAGGGAACAG GTACTAAAATCCCGGGTTCGGCTGTGCTGGTGTTTGACATTCACATCATCGACTTCCACAACCCCTCAGACAACACCGTGGTCACCGTGACTCACAAGCCAGAGCTGTGTGATAAAGTAACGAAGAAGGGAGACTTCATCAAATATCACTACAACGCCTCTCTGATGGATGGCACGTCCATCGACTCCAC GCATAATTATGGAAAGACCTACAACGTAGTCCTGGGAGCCAACCAGATAGTGCCCGGCATGGAGGACGGACTCATGGacatgtgtgtgggagagaaaaGACACCTTATCGTCCCTCCTCACTTGGGCTACGGAGAGCGAGGAGTCA ccgatGAAGTCCCAGGCAGTGCCGTGCTGGTGTTTGACATTGAgctggtggagatggaggaaggactTCCTGACGGCTACATGTTCATCTGGAACGACGACGTGTCTCCGGACCTCTTCGCCGAAATGGACCATAACAAAGACGAGCAGGTGGAGCCCTCAGAG TTCACCGACTACATCACGCGGCAGGTTAACGAGGGCAGAGGCCGTCTGGCCCCCGGCTTCGATCCCTATCGCATCATCGACAACATGTTCTCCAACCAGGACAGAAACGGAGACGGAAAGATCACAACGGAGGAGTTCAAACTCAAAGCAGACGAAGCCTCTGCCCACGACGAGCTATGA
- the crtap gene encoding cartilage-associated protein has protein sequence MAPSTSPIFSALLVACLTGAANSQYEKYSFRSFPRHELMPLESAYKYALDQYTGEKWKETVEYMEVSLRLYRLLRDSEAFCNLNCSSVRLDDERRFEEFPELRAFGNVMKRAQCLKRCKQGLPAFRQTMPSRDTIDEFERREPYKYLQYAYFKSDNLAKAVSAAHTFLLKHPNDEMMQRNMAYYKSLPGADDHLKDLETKSYETLFVRAVRAYNGDNFRTSVSDMELALRDFFKVYDECLAASEGPRDIKDFKDFYPSIADHYIEVLERKVSCESDLTPVVGGFVVEKFVATMYHYLQFSYYKLNDLKNAVPCAASYMLFDPSDEVMKNNVAYYKFHNSRWGLTDDDFLPRSEAVRYYNQTTMQLQMLEFARQRLVSDDEGEVVEFIDEFLDEDE, from the exons ATGGCACCCTCCACTTCTCCGATCTTCTCCGCGCTCCTAGTCGCGTGCTTAACCGGTGCGGCGAACTCACAGTACGAGAAATACAGCTTCCGGAGTTTCCCCCGGCACGAGCTGATGCCCCTGGAGTCCGCGTACAAGTACGCGCTGGACCAGTACACCGGGGAGAAGTGGAAGGAGACGGTGGAGTACATGGAGGTGTCCCTGCGGCTGTACCGCCTGCTGCGCGACAGCGAGGCCTTCTGCAACCTCAACTGCAGCTCCGTGCGTCTGGACGACGAGCGGCGGTTCGAGGAGTTCCCGGAGCTGCGCGCGTTCGGCAACGTGATGAAGCGCGCGCAGTGCCTGAAGCGCTGCAAGCAGGGCCTGCCCGCGTTCAGGCAGACCATGCCCAGCAGGGACACCATCGACGAGTTCGAGAGGAGGGAGCCGTACAAATACCTGCAGTACGCCTACTTCAAG tctGACAATCTGGCCAAGGCGGTGTCCGCTGCCCACACCTTCCTGCTGAAACACCCGAATGATGAGATGATGCAGAGGAACATGGCTTATTACAAGAGTCTGCCTGGGGCCGACGATCACCTCAAAGACCTGGAGACCAAATCCTACGAG ACGCTGTTTGTGCGCGCGGTCCGGGCGTACAACGGGGACAACTTCCGCACGTCGGTGTCGGACATGGAGCTGGCTCTGAGAGACTTCTTCAAGGTCTACGACGAGTGTCTGGCTGCGTCCGAGGGCCCCAGGGACATCAAGGACTTTAAGGACTTCTACCCGTCCATAGCTG ATCACTATATAGAAGTCCTGGAGAGGAAAGTGAGCTGTGAAAGTGACCTCACACCTGTTGTGGGGGGGTTTGTTGTGGAGAAGTTTGTGGCCACCATGTACCACTACCTGCAGTTCTCCTACTACAAAT TGAACGACCTGAAGAACGCGGTGCCGTGCGCGGCCAGCTACATGCTGTTCGACCCCAGCGACGAGGTCATGAAGAACAACGTGGCCTATTACAAGTTCCACAACAGCCGGTGGGGCCTGACGGACGACGACTTCCTGCCCCGCTCA gaggccgtgcGCTACTACAACCAGACCAccatgcagctgcagatgctggagTTCGCCAGGCAGCGCCTGGTGAGCGACGACGAG ggggaggtggtggagttTATAGATGAGTTCCTGGACGAGGATGAATAG